The Juglans regia cultivar Chandler chromosome 10, Walnut 2.0, whole genome shotgun sequence genome includes the window GGTCGCAATTGTgctgcgtgagagagagagagagagagagaggaataagAAATATAGAGGGTCAGGAGTAAGtgaaagagagaaatgagaCCTGAGAAGATGAGGGAGGGGAGGGGTGGGGTTTATTCAAACCCTAATTCCAAACAACACcatttaaaccaaacggcgttatttcatttaaaagtttttttttctaaacgaTACATTTGAAATGATGTCATTTCACTTAAGTGAAATGACGCCGtcattttacttaaaatatatatattatatccgCTGGTTTGGTGGTTTGAACTTGGTTCAAACTGGAACTGAATCGGCCGACGTCAGTTTTATCAAATTCCCACTGACTGCCAGTCCGTTCCTAAATCTGGCAGCCGGTCTCCGTCAACGACGATTGATCTAGCAGTTCCTGTACACCCCTAGCTAATtcaatatggggtatcatacgtaaaataataagatgatcataatttattttagtcGCTAACTTAAAGATAACTACCACCGGCCATTACATAACGGATACATGAGGACAATATTACTTGAAAGTACTACTTGTGCTTGCCTATGCCAGTTCCTTCTTGAGCTTATCTTCCACCCAGTGCCACGTCAATTCACTTCCATTGCATACCTCAGTCACGTGATCGACCTTTTCCATTGCACATGACCCTTTCAAGAAAATATCATCTCAAATTCTTACTTGAATTTGAGGCTTTAAGCGGGATAGAGAGTGACATATAAAATctgtcttataatatttattgttcattttatgttgttggaaatatttatacgaaaaataataaatattgtaaggtcCATATATAGCTAGTCTACTTTATATgtcactcactctctcacttAATGCCTTAAATTTGGACAAGAATTTGAGgtaatctttcaaatatgatCATGTCATCACTAGGGCCACATGTGTTATACTGGCAAGGTGTGGAGATGCAGTGGGACGTGAATTAGCTCACACAAGACCGTCTTGAGTACTGCGCATGATGAGCCTCATGCACCAATAATTTTCTAACGATTTCTCAGTATATAGACAGACTGATGGTTAGGGAGAAGCGTGGGGTGGTGTGTTTCTGCATGGGTTTTCGTCATGggaaataaaactataaaaaactataaaaaacttataaacaTTGGGGAGAGGGAAGAACTCTTTTTCAGTGAGGAAAAGTAGAAGATCAGAAGTATTAGGTTTACGCCCAAATCTTATACAAATAAATTTGCACGTTTTTGTGCTGAATGTAATGCACGTAATACAATCTAATGGATTACGTACAATAAACTACGTTAGTGCATAAAATTTACTGTATAAGGCCATTTATTGTAAAGCAAACATTTCCCAAAGCACAAATGGTAGATTAGAGTACTGTCTAGCTATGAGGTGTTTCCTAGAGACATGAGTGTTGAGACCGGAGATCAGAGTAAATTGCATGGTTGTAATCTTTATGCAAGTAGTTAAATGTCCAGTTTTTCTTTATATTCAAGGCAACTATATATTCACGTGATTTACCTCTGGTGTAGAACAAAGTATCGCGACAAGCTGCGCAAACAAGGGAGATCAAGTCTAATTAACGCTTCAATTAGctagaaaatactttaattacgaaaagattatttaaaaataaagtcacaAAATATCATGATTTAGTGCAACAAATTGTAAAgttgttttattataaaatagatcatctaataaattttataaaattatatgaatttatgaatttattttatataaattctttatATCCGTAACaattctcaatttaaaaatgGTTCAcccgagaaaagaaaaaaaacaaaaacaaaactccTCTTATTGCTATAAATAGGCCACGCGGTTGCACTATTAATGACACGATCAAACTTATCTCCTTTTTCGCAAACCTGAATTTCTAACCTACGTCTCAGTGTGCTTTGTAACAGACAATACTATGGCCAACCATGAGATCCTTTTTCCAGAAAATGTAGAGCAAACCATGAATGGTGTACTGCACCTTATAAGCGTGTCATCCATGTCCGATGATTCTCTCCAAAACCTTAAACGTTTAGgaaattttttctctcacatcAAACGAATTCTTGACCTTTCGTTCAGTATGGTTGACAATGTTTTACTGGTATATATGTAACTCCGACGTACCGttcatattattaatttatatgcattttttttcgcttttcttttcccttctaaCCCCATGAAACATTTATATTCTATAAGTGGACACATACacgacattttatttttattttaaattgaggcAGCAGATTATGcgtttctgtttttaatttctcaagtttATCTGTTAATAGGGTACTGATCATCCTCCTCATCAAGACCTGGAGAGACAGGATTTGGAGGGCTACAGCTACAACAGTTCTGATGATCTATTGGGCAAACTCCAGCAAATTTCGTCCGAGGTAATTACAACAAAATGCACTTCGTTTTCTTCACACCTAGAGGTTTTTTTGGCAAAATGGCCACCGTTTTTCTTTACCTTTTCCCAACCTCGATCcccaaaagagaaagaaagtgatCATTTTACTGTCGAGTTATAATTATCTCAACATTTTCCCATCATTTGTAATGTCAGCTGGCTGCATGCAAGGCTCCTGGTGGGGGAAATGAACTCAAAACAACAATTTCCATACTAAACAAGCTCTCAAGCTGTTCATGGGCTGAGAAGGCAGTGCTGGTAATTGCGGCTTTTGCTTTGGACTATGGAGATTTCTGGGGCCTTGCGCAGTTACACGACTCTCTGGACCATCTGGCTGAGTCAGTGGGAATCACACACCGTGTACCTGCCATGTCAAAACGCCCAGACCTTAAAAAATGCCAGAAAGTGATTGAGGTGCGCAAGTTGATCGAGAACACGTTGGAAGTAATAAGAAGCTTTGCAGAGTTGGAATTGACATCTGAGTTGGCGGAAAAGTACTACAGAAATATACTTGCAACGACCACTTTAGCAAAATGTATCCCAGTGCATGTCTTTTGGGCTATCATAACTGTTGTTGCTTGCACGACTCAAATGTATTGCCTTAGCAGTGATGAGTAAGTTCTTTGTCCGTACTTGATATGTACGTACGTGCTGTATATGCTGATCTTAAGAATGTGATTCGCCATCCATGTCACAAATCATAGCACCTTGTGTTTGTAGGTCTACAAAAGGGGAGTAAAAATAAGGTAATATTTGACCCTTTTAACCTAGTGCAAATGACCATGGTTGCCTAATTTCAGGGACAAGACACTGGAACTATCGCCCTTGTctgagaagatgaagagaaccCGGAACATACAAGAGACGCAGGTAGAAGATCAATTCGAACAACAAAGAGGTTAGCCATTACGCTGATTTCGTACGTCCTTGAGGAAACAGTACTGCCTTGAACCCGTTgcacaaactatatatataatgtcttaAACATGGTCTACAATGCTAGCTGACAATGCAAATATCCTTGTTAACTACAGGCGAAGTGGACAAATATTGGGTATTGAGGGAACTTCCAGAAACACCTAAAAAAATTGTGGAGGCTTTCAAGACGGCACTGGTAGTAGTGGCAGTTGTATTAtccaccttttatttttttttacaatactaGCAAACACCCAATTAATTCTTTTGATCTGTAGGTCCTcttcatttaagaaaaaatatctttaaacaaTAACACAagtagatatattaaattaaaggCTCAAGTAAGGTATCTTATGTTACTACTTCGTTTAAAATATGTGCAGTAGTGATCACATTAATCAGtttaacattatttatttgACTCATTTCTACTCTTAACTGTTTAATATGCAAACCCAGCTGAGTATCGATGTGCTGAAAAATAAGAatgttttattgttcatttcGGACGTCATGGACATCTCCGTTGAAGAAATCTCGATTTTAAAGCCCATTTTTGATGGGATAAGAGATAAGGATGAACCGTATGAAATTGTATGGATCCCAATAGTGGAGCATTGGACCGATGACATGCAAGCGAAGTTCGACATGTTGCAGTCCAAAATGCCGTGGTACATATTACAGGGTTTTCCACCAACAGTAGCAGACATCCAGATCATGAAGAATGAATATTGCAGCTTAAAGAATAAGCCTATCGTCGTGGTGATAAACCCACAAGGGGAGGTGGTGCATCCAAATGCTCTCCGCATGATTCGGCTATTCGGAATGAAGGCCTTCCCTTTCACGGCGGAAGCTGAAAAAGCGATAATGCCTGAAGGATTGCGTCGTCAAAATAGGGGGAGATTGACCATGCCAAACAGTGGCCCGAGGCAGGTAAAGTTGTTTTCGAAACTCTAAATACATGCATACGTACACATAAATGGTATTAGAATTATCTCATGCATCCTCTCAAGTTCACTCTGACAAGTCGGTGACAGGAGAACCACCTACCACCAAATTGATGGAATCCATTGctgttattcattttttattttattgatttacaATGTactgtagtatatatatacagcagaaaatgaataaatgaataaaataaagaatgaataaCAGAAATAGATTCCATCAATTTGGTGGTGGTTTTCCTGTAACCGACTTGCCAAAGGGAAATGGAGAGGGAACTTGAGAGGCTGCATGAGATAATTCTAATAAATGGAAAGAGATGGGAAGGGGTTTGGCCCGAGAAATGCATACACATCAACTTAGCTATCATATATGTTGTTTTAAAGAGAATCTATGCATAGTGTACTTTCCATTAACACAATTTTAGGTTTGACATATCTTGTTCAACATCATCAGGATAGCAAGAATTACACTTTCAAGTGCTATGGAATTGCCAACACCTTGAAGGCAGAATTTACTCATCATTTAGATATAATTCGTGGGTATCTGGCTTCAAATAGTGATCCGGACATTCggataaatatgaaattgatTGAACAAAGTAACAGTACTGGACGGGTTGAGCTCTGGAAAGGTACTCCTGGCGAGATAGTAGTTGATGATCAGGGGACAAAAATTCTGAATGTCTTGGAAAATTTTGAGCAGTGGAAAGCAGATGTGAAAGATTTTGGC containing:
- the LOC108979236 gene encoding protein SIEVE ELEMENT OCCLUSION B-like, which translates into the protein MANHEILFPENVEQTMNGVLHLISVSSMSDDSLQNLKRLGNFFSHIKRILDLSFSMVDNVLLGTDHPPHQDLERQDLEGYSYNSSDDLLGKLQQISSELAACKAPGGGNELKTTISILNKLSSCSWAEKAVLVIAAFALDYGDFWGLAQLHDSLDHLAESVGITHRVPAMSKRPDLKKCQKVIEVRKLIENTLEVIRSFAELELTSELAEKYYRNILATTTLAKCIPVHVFWAIITVVACTTQMYCLSSDEDKTLELSPLSEKMKRTRNIQETQVEDQFEQQRGEVDKYWVLRELPETPKKIVEAFKTALLSIDVLKNKNVLLFISDVMDISVEEISILKPIFDGIRDKDEPYEIVWIPIVEHWTDDMQAKFDMLQSKMPWYILQGFPPTVADIQIMKNEYCSLKNKPIVVVINPQGEVVHPNALRMIRLFGMKAFPFTAEAEKAIMPEGLRRQNRGRLTMPNSGPRQDSKNYTFKCYGIANTLKAEFTHHLDIIRGYLASNSDPDIRINMKLIEQSNSTGRVELWKGTPGEIVVDDQGTKILNVLENFEQWKADVKDFGFDKCFMECYQTL